A genomic window from Candidatus Eisenbacteria bacterium includes:
- a CDS encoding ACT domain-containing protein, whose protein sequence is MMMEGLHVVANRDVTKITLEGVPDRPGIAAEIFGTLGAQGYNVELVVSTGGSVGRGDISLAVSRGQEEAILRALEALRDEVGAQALRASSTVSLVSIVGQHLSTEPGIAGRVFRALSARGINIEVISTSMSSVTCMIDESRTEEAVAALREEFKTAG, encoded by the coding sequence ATGATGATGGAAGGCCTGCACGTGGTCGCCAACCGGGACGTCACCAAGATCACTCTCGAAGGCGTTCCGGATCGCCCCGGAATCGCGGCGGAGATCTTCGGCACGCTGGGTGCCCAGGGATACAACGTCGAGCTCGTGGTCTCGACGGGCGGGTCCGTGGGACGGGGCGACATCAGCCTCGCCGTCAGCCGCGGCCAGGAGGAGGCGATCCTCCGCGCGCTCGAGGCGCTTCGCGATGAAGTGGGCGCCCAGGCTCTGCGCGCGAGCTCGACGGTCTCCCTGGTCAGCATCGTCGGACAACACCTCTCGACGGAGCCCGGGATCGCGGGACGCGTCTTCCGCGCCCTCTCGGCCCGCGGGATCAACATCGAGGTGATCTCCACTTCCATGTCCTCGGTGACCTGCATGATCGACGAATCGCGGACCGAGGAGGCGGTCGCCGCCCTCCGAGAGGAGTTCAAGACCGCCGGGTGA
- a CDS encoding methylmalonyl-CoA mutase produces the protein MDPSRETEQRLDARTTCSKPARPVPKREGEAPAAGPPPEPTTLSNVPLQLLYVEEDVSGQEKKRAERPGAYPFTRGIHRDMYRGKVWTMRMFAGFGSPEDTNRRFHYLLGHGQTGLSTAFDMPTLMGYDPDEPMSLGEVGREGVSIASLEDTEILFKGIPLDQVTTSMTINATAIIMLAFYVAAAEKQGVGPDKLRGTLQNDILKEFIAQKEWISPPEPAMRIIRDMLVYCTREMPLWNTISISGYHIREAGSTAVQELAFTLADGIGYLQAGIEAGLEVDAFAPRLSFFFDVHNDFFEEIAKFRAARRMWAKIVRERFGAKNPRSWLLRTHAQTAGVALTAQQPYNNVVRVTLQALAGVLGGTQSLHTNSLDETYALPTEGAVKIALRTQQIIADESGVPAVVDPLGGSYYVEWLTDEVERRAWEIIERIDAMGGIVAAINQGYPQREIAASAYQFQRQVEVEERIIVGLNRYADEDEAPIPTLRIDPEVERRQIERIRALRSRRDPKKAETALRAVEDACRGDANLVYPILDAVKVGVTLGEICAIFRKVLGVYRDPAIL, from the coding sequence ATGGATCCGAGCCGCGAGACGGAACAGAGACTCGATGCCCGAACCACCTGCTCGAAGCCCGCGCGACCCGTCCCGAAGCGGGAGGGCGAGGCGCCCGCGGCCGGGCCTCCACCGGAACCGACCACGCTCTCGAACGTTCCGCTCCAGCTCCTCTACGTCGAGGAGGATGTGTCCGGGCAGGAGAAGAAGCGCGCCGAGAGACCCGGCGCCTACCCGTTCACCCGGGGGATCCACCGCGATATGTATCGGGGCAAGGTCTGGACCATGAGGATGTTCGCCGGCTTCGGATCTCCGGAGGACACGAACCGCCGCTTCCACTACCTCCTAGGCCACGGACAGACAGGGCTCTCGACGGCCTTCGACATGCCGACCCTGATGGGGTACGACCCCGACGAGCCGATGAGCCTCGGCGAGGTCGGACGCGAGGGGGTCTCGATCGCATCGCTGGAAGACACGGAGATCCTCTTCAAGGGCATCCCCCTGGATCAGGTGACGACGTCGATGACGATCAACGCGACCGCGATCATCATGCTGGCCTTCTATGTCGCGGCGGCGGAGAAGCAGGGGGTCGGGCCGGACAAGCTCCGGGGAACGCTGCAGAACGACATCCTGAAGGAGTTCATCGCGCAGAAGGAGTGGATTTCGCCTCCAGAGCCGGCGATGCGGATCATCCGCGACATGCTCGTCTACTGCACCCGGGAGATGCCCCTCTGGAACACGATCTCGATCAGCGGCTACCACATCCGCGAAGCGGGGTCGACGGCGGTCCAGGAGCTTGCCTTCACGCTCGCCGACGGGATCGGCTATCTCCAGGCGGGCATCGAGGCGGGCCTCGAGGTCGATGCCTTCGCTCCGCGCCTTTCCTTCTTCTTCGACGTCCACAACGACTTCTTCGAGGAGATCGCCAAGTTCAGGGCCGCCCGCAGGATGTGGGCGAAGATCGTCCGCGAGCGCTTCGGGGCCAAGAACCCCCGCTCCTGGCTGCTCCGCACCCATGCGCAGACCGCAGGCGTGGCGCTGACGGCGCAGCAGCCCTACAACAACGTCGTCCGAGTGACCCTGCAGGCCCTGGCGGGCGTCCTCGGGGGCACGCAGTCGCTCCACACGAACTCCCTGGACGAGACCTACGCCCTGCCGACCGAGGGAGCGGTCAAGATCGCCCTGAGGACCCAGCAGATCATCGCGGATGAGAGCGGCGTTCCGGCGGTCGTCGACCCGCTCGGCGGCTCCTACTACGTCGAGTGGCTCACCGATGAGGTGGAGAGACGCGCCTGGGAGATCATCGAGAGGATCGACGCGATGGGCGGCATCGTCGCCGCCATCAACCAGGGCTACCCGCAGCGCGAGATCGCGGCCTCGGCCTATCAGTTCCAGCGCCAGGTCGAGGTTGAGGAGCGGATCATCGTCGGGCTCAACCGCTACGCCGACGAAGACGAGGCGCCGATCCCGACCCTGAGAATCGATCCCGAGGTCGAGAGGCGCCAGATCGAGCGCATCCGGGCCCTTCGTTCGCGCAGGGACCCGAAGAAGGCGGAGACGGCCTTGAGGGCCGTGGAAGATGCCTGCAGGGGCGACGCCAATCTCGTCTATCCGATCCTCGACGCCGTCAAGGTGGGCGTCACTCTGGGCGAGATCTGCGCGATCTTCCGGAAGGTCCTGGGCGTCTACCGAGACCCGGCGATCCTCTAA
- a CDS encoding cob(I)yrinic acid a,c-diamide adenosyltransferase has protein sequence MKIYTRTGDDGETGLLGPVRVPKDHLRVDAYGEIDELNAHIGAIRSAIEDGAADTLLMTLQNRLFDAGAELARPRGTPVSGRDLSADDVAALEREIDRMASEMPPLREFVIPGGCEAACRAHLARVVCRRAERAVVRLLRVEPGETEVLRYLNRLSDLLFTFARWANARAGVADAVWRGRRP, from the coding sequence ATGAAGATCTACACGCGCACAGGGGATGACGGAGAGACCGGCCTCCTGGGTCCCGTCCGCGTCCCGAAGGATCATCTCCGGGTCGACGCGTACGGAGAGATCGACGAGCTCAACGCCCACATCGGAGCGATCCGAAGCGCCATCGAGGATGGGGCCGCGGACACCCTCCTCATGACTCTCCAGAACCGGCTCTTCGATGCCGGCGCCGAGCTGGCGCGACCGCGAGGGACGCCGGTCTCCGGCAGAGACCTGAGCGCCGATGACGTCGCGGCGCTCGAGCGCGAGATCGACCGGATGGCTTCGGAGATGCCCCCCCTTCGGGAGTTCGTGATCCCCGGGGGGTGCGAGGCCGCATGCAGGGCCCACCTGGCGCGGGTGGTCTGCCGCCGCGCGGAGCGGGCCGTCGTGCGGCTCCTGAGAGTGGAGCCGGGCGAGACCGAGGTCTTGCGCTATCTCAACCGGCTCTCGGATCTGCTCTTCACGTTCGCGCGCTGGGCGAACGCGAGGGCGGGCGTGGCGGACGCGGTCTGGAGGGGCCGGCGTCCCTGA